The Pseudofrankia inefficax genome window below encodes:
- a CDS encoding alpha/beta hydrolase — protein MTTATPRTPTPGAEPASGLGPLGAPPPFDLEMAAALEALAGVLPTAITPEMIPLMRGRPQLGPTNEELARGGAFTISEVAVPGPAGAPEVGLLVCRPTAATIEAAGADPAAAQPVIYHAHGGGMIIGDARSGLPDILDWAEDLGLVVVSVDYRLAPENPHPAPVEDCYAGLLWTAAHAAELGGDPERLLVAGLSAGGGLSAALALLARDRGGPALIGQVLMSPMLDDRNDTPSAVQLAGLGVWDQSSNATGWGALLGDAAGGADVSPYAAPARATDLSGLPPAYIDVGSAETFRDEDVAYASRLWRAGGQAELHVWPGAFHGFDLLAPQAALTRQAKAVRLQWLTRLLAR, from the coding sequence ATGACGACCGCGACACCGCGCACGCCCACGCCAGGAGCCGAGCCGGCCTCGGGACTCGGGCCCCTCGGCGCGCCGCCGCCGTTCGACCTGGAGATGGCCGCGGCGCTGGAGGCGCTGGCCGGTGTGCTGCCGACGGCGATCACGCCGGAGATGATCCCGCTGATGCGCGGCCGCCCCCAGCTCGGGCCGACGAACGAGGAGCTGGCCCGCGGCGGGGCCTTCACGATCAGCGAGGTCGCCGTGCCCGGCCCGGCGGGCGCGCCGGAGGTGGGGCTGCTCGTCTGCCGGCCGACGGCCGCGACGATCGAGGCGGCCGGGGCCGACCCGGCCGCGGCCCAGCCGGTGATCTACCACGCGCACGGCGGCGGCATGATCATCGGGGATGCCCGCTCCGGGCTGCCGGACATCCTCGACTGGGCCGAGGACCTCGGCCTCGTCGTCGTGTCCGTCGACTACCGGCTCGCGCCCGAGAACCCACACCCGGCCCCGGTGGAGGACTGCTACGCCGGCCTGCTCTGGACCGCGGCGCACGCCGCCGAGCTCGGCGGCGACCCCGAGCGGCTGCTCGTCGCCGGCCTGTCCGCCGGTGGCGGCCTCTCCGCGGCGCTGGCCCTGCTCGCCCGCGACCGCGGCGGGCCGGCGCTGATCGGCCAGGTCCTGATGTCCCCGATGCTGGACGACCGCAACGACACCCCGTCGGCGGTCCAGCTGGCCGGCCTGGGCGTCTGGGACCAGTCGTCGAACGCGACGGGGTGGGGCGCCCTGCTCGGCGACGCGGCCGGCGGCGCCGACGTCTCGCCGTACGCCGCGCCCGCCCGGGCCACCGACCTGTCCGGCCTGCCCCCGGCCTACATCGACGTGGGCTCCGCCGAGACCTTCCGCGACGAGGACGTCGCCTACGCGTCCCGGCTCTGGCGGGCCGGCGGCCAGGCCGAGCTGCATGTCTGGCCCGGCGCCTTCCACGGCTTCGACCTGCTCGCCCCGCAGGCCGCCCTGACCCGCCAGGCCAAGGCCGTCCGCCTGCAGTGGCTCACCCGGCTGCTGGCCCGGTAG
- a CDS encoding ATP-binding cassette domain-containing protein, with protein MATPTRRAATFRRALASARHWWSRSTDGVRHPARQVATMAVLGLVSGLLELLTMVLMITLATGSARGGSRVVPWLGSSRGTLAGAALLAAAGAAATTVVCARVTSRIGASALTSVRDRLARHYLAADWSAQRAEPTGRLQELALGDAAQISLGAERCGDAVAAALRLGAFAVAAFAVSPLATSALAVVVAAVLGSVRLAGRHTQAVNRRAVEAASALGTALTETTTVAAELRVFGVVDEAAEALSQASGRAGRLHGETMFRATVTPRLARDLAVLALIAVLLLVLWLDELPLGTVGLVTLLVMRALGQASALGATAHQLRERLTHLDRVEEHLDRWATGRAPGGRSCPNAGAIRLAGVEVTYPGTARPALTGIELTLRPGERLGVVGRSGAGKTTLAGVLLGLLEPSRGQVLVGPGDRPVDRADVDPREWFGRVGVVPQQPTLITGTVAANIRFLRSGLGDAQVRAAAVRAGLGPELASWPDGLDHPAGLHGTALSGGQRQRVALARALVRLPDLLVLDEPSSALDARAEEALRAAVATIGPATTVIVIAHRMSTVLGCDRVAVLEDGRLTALASPGELAETEGYFRDALRLADASTSRSEHRVL; from the coding sequence ATGGCCACTCCCACTCGCCGCGCGGCCACCTTCCGGCGCGCGCTGGCCAGCGCCCGTCACTGGTGGTCGCGCAGCACCGACGGGGTGCGTCACCCGGCTCGCCAGGTGGCCACCATGGCGGTGCTCGGCCTGGTCTCCGGCCTGCTGGAGCTGCTCACGATGGTCCTCATGATCACGCTCGCGACCGGGTCGGCTCGGGGCGGCTCGCGGGTGGTCCCCTGGCTCGGATCCTCGCGAGGCACGCTCGCTGGCGCGGCGCTGCTGGCCGCGGCTGGTGCGGCGGCGACGACCGTCGTGTGCGCGCGTGTCACCAGTCGGATCGGCGCGTCCGCCCTGACGTCGGTCCGGGACCGGCTGGCCCGCCACTACCTGGCCGCGGACTGGTCGGCGCAGCGGGCCGAGCCGACCGGCCGACTGCAGGAGCTCGCGCTCGGCGACGCCGCGCAGATCTCCCTCGGCGCCGAGCGCTGCGGCGACGCGGTGGCCGCCGCCCTGCGCCTCGGCGCGTTCGCCGTTGCGGCCTTCGCCGTGAGCCCGCTGGCCACCAGCGCGCTGGCCGTCGTGGTCGCCGCCGTTCTCGGATCGGTCCGCCTGGCCGGCCGGCACACCCAGGCGGTGAACCGGCGCGCGGTCGAGGCGGCGAGCGCGCTGGGCACGGCGCTGACCGAGACGACGACCGTCGCCGCCGAGCTGCGGGTGTTCGGTGTCGTCGACGAGGCGGCCGAGGCGCTGTCCCAGGCGTCCGGGCGGGCCGGCCGCCTGCACGGCGAGACGATGTTCCGGGCCACCGTCACCCCGCGGCTGGCCCGCGACCTCGCGGTGCTCGCGCTCATCGCCGTCCTGCTGCTGGTGCTCTGGCTCGACGAGCTGCCGCTGGGCACCGTCGGGCTCGTCACGCTGCTCGTGATGCGCGCGCTCGGCCAGGCCTCCGCTCTCGGCGCCACCGCGCACCAGTTGCGGGAACGGCTGACCCACCTGGACCGCGTCGAGGAGCACCTGGACCGCTGGGCGACCGGCCGAGCCCCAGGGGGGCGGTCCTGCCCCAACGCCGGCGCGATCCGGCTCGCCGGCGTCGAGGTGACCTACCCGGGCACGGCCCGGCCCGCGCTGACCGGCATCGAGCTGACGCTGCGGCCGGGCGAGCGGCTTGGCGTGGTCGGGCGCAGCGGTGCCGGCAAGACCACCCTCGCCGGCGTGCTGCTCGGCCTGCTCGAACCGAGCAGGGGCCAGGTGCTCGTCGGCCCCGGTGACCGGCCGGTCGACCGGGCCGACGTCGACCCGCGGGAGTGGTTTGGCCGGGTGGGGGTGGTGCCGCAGCAGCCGACGCTGATCACGGGCACGGTCGCGGCGAACATCCGGTTCCTGCGTTCCGGGCTCGGCGACGCCCAGGTCCGCGCGGCGGCGGTCCGGGCCGGGCTCGGACCGGAGCTGGCGTCCTGGCCGGACGGTCTCGACCATCCGGCCGGCCTGCACGGCACCGCGCTGTCGGGTGGCCAGCGCCAGCGCGTGGCGCTGGCCAGGGCGCTGGTCCGGCTGCCCGATCTCCTGGTGCTGGACGAGCCGAGCAGCGCGCTCGACGCCCGCGCCGAGGAGGCGCTGCGCGCCGCGGTGGCGACGATCGGGCCGGCGACCACCGTCATCGTCATCGCCCACCGGATGTCCACGGTGCTCGGCTGCGACCGGGTCGCGGTGCTTGAGGACGGTCGGCTGACGGCGCTGGCCAGCCCAGGCGAGCTCGCCGAGACCGAGGGCTACTTCCGCGACGCGCTGCGACTCGCGGACGCCAGCACCTCGCGATCCGAACACAGAGTGCTTTGA
- a CDS encoding asparagine synthase-related protein, with the protein MSFCGELRLDGKPGSTELAATMLAASATPAGGPVHLQAAGVLAVAAAPGPGLGAAADLAHPPNGLLAVVDGWSTGGPGSGGVSGRVVESWGRYGLTCLDHLLGDWALAVFDPATSRLVLARSPHSMRRLVVHHTGERLLFGTEPAQLRAAGIPLRVDEAVLAETLTRDLTSLHETLLLGVERVPAGHVLEVAPGRAPSRRPFTSLLSVVPPLRAAPLPVAARELRTALEAAVHDATARAPVAIGLSGGLDSSTITGIASRLAARDGGPARVVPISMVFPGRSHDESRWVDAVEEHTGTAVLRVKPEPYNWDRWRQWTADTLDMPPRPNLALTEAVGTAARQEGLDVLVSGEGGDDWLTGWRSHWPDLWRAGRLGPLWRQTGAGISPRSVRTRLAVARRHALAPFPRGIAGERLTLPWIRPARLRGLDLDGRFAAADAADAALFRSYDQRERWRLAVVRASLPLLDTARTIYTGAGVDWRHPFHDRRVIEVALSTPGLTMYRPGETKPVLRAAAADVLPESVRTRRGKAHFDLELVDAVEEAGGMGLLAGGPLVADGWVDLGIAKAAWTTAVAAARDGRQPPDPQHGLVALWQLVGLDMWLARSGVRF; encoded by the coding sequence ATGAGCTTCTGCGGAGAGCTCCGCCTGGACGGCAAGCCGGGCTCGACCGAGCTGGCCGCGACCATGCTCGCCGCGTCGGCTACCCCGGCCGGCGGCCCGGTCCACCTGCAGGCCGCGGGAGTGCTGGCCGTCGCCGCGGCGCCCGGGCCGGGCCTCGGCGCCGCCGCCGACCTCGCGCACCCGCCGAACGGGCTGCTCGCCGTCGTCGACGGCTGGTCCACGGGCGGACCTGGCAGCGGCGGGGTGTCCGGCCGGGTCGTCGAGTCCTGGGGGCGATACGGCCTGACCTGCCTCGACCACCTGCTCGGCGACTGGGCGCTGGCCGTGTTCGACCCGGCCACCAGCCGGCTGGTGCTGGCCCGCTCCCCGCACTCGATGCGCCGGCTGGTGGTGCACCACACCGGCGAGCGGCTGCTGTTCGGCACCGAGCCGGCCCAGCTGCGGGCCGCCGGGATCCCGCTGCGGGTCGACGAGGCAGTGCTGGCCGAGACGCTGACCCGCGACCTGACCTCCCTGCACGAGACGCTGCTGCTCGGGGTCGAGCGGGTGCCCGCCGGCCACGTGCTCGAGGTGGCCCCGGGCCGAGCCCCGTCGCGCCGGCCCTTCACCTCGCTGCTGTCGGTGGTCCCGCCGCTGCGCGCCGCCCCGTTGCCCGTCGCCGCCCGGGAACTGCGCACGGCGCTGGAGGCCGCGGTCCACGACGCGACGGCGCGGGCACCGGTCGCCATCGGGCTGTCCGGCGGCCTCGACTCCAGCACGATCACCGGGATCGCGAGCCGGCTGGCGGCCCGGGACGGGGGCCCGGCCCGGGTCGTGCCGATCAGCATGGTGTTCCCGGGCCGGTCACACGACGAGTCCCGGTGGGTCGACGCGGTCGAGGAGCACACCGGCACGGCCGTGCTGCGGGTCAAGCCGGAGCCGTACAACTGGGACCGCTGGCGGCAGTGGACAGCCGACACCCTCGACATGCCGCCCCGGCCCAACCTCGCCCTCACCGAGGCGGTCGGCACCGCCGCTCGCCAGGAGGGCCTCGACGTGCTGGTGTCGGGGGAGGGCGGCGACGACTGGCTCACCGGGTGGCGCAGCCACTGGCCCGACCTGTGGCGGGCCGGCCGGCTCGGCCCGCTCTGGCGGCAGACGGGCGCCGGGATCAGCCCCAGGTCGGTACGGACCAGGCTTGCCGTCGCGCGCCGCCACGCGCTCGCTCCGTTTCCCCGCGGCATCGCGGGTGAACGCCTGACCCTGCCGTGGATCCGGCCGGCACGCCTGCGCGGGCTGGACCTCGACGGCCGGTTCGCCGCCGCGGACGCCGCCGACGCCGCCCTGTTTCGGTCCTACGACCAGCGGGAGCGGTGGCGGCTCGCGGTGGTGCGCGCGTCGTTGCCGCTGCTCGACACGGCGCGGACGATCTACACGGGCGCGGGCGTTGACTGGCGCCACCCGTTCCACGACCGCCGGGTGATCGAGGTCGCCCTGTCGACCCCGGGCCTGACGATGTACCGGCCGGGGGAGACCAAGCCGGTGCTGCGGGCGGCGGCCGCCGACGTGCTGCCCGAGTCGGTGCGGACCCGGCGGGGCAAGGCCCACTTCGACCTGGAGCTGGTCGACGCCGTCGAGGAGGCCGGCGGGATGGGCCTGCTGGCTGGCGGACCGCTGGTCGCGGACGGGTGGGTGGACCTCGGGATCGCCAAGGCCGCGTGGACGACAGCGGTGGCGGCGGCCCGCGACGGCCGGCAGCCTCCCGACCCGCAGCACGGGCTGGTGGCTCTGTGGCAGCTGGTCGGCCTGGACATGTGGCTCGCGCGGAGCGGGGTGCGCTTCTGA
- a CDS encoding AAA family ATPase, which yields MTGDGTATAFQARPAPRWDLAALPPGEVVETHSATLTFVDDLVYKVKKPVDLGFLDFSTRAKRLAACEQEVALNRRLAPDVYLAVADLVDDRGRVVDHAVVMRRLPERRRLTSLIQRGQPVGAALRAIARRLAAFHAACATSEQIAAAGSSATLAGLWREGVDQVAQYRDNILDGTVIAEIDRLSARYLAGRAPLLRARMAAGLVRDGHGDLQADDIFCLPDGPRILDCIEFDQRLRVGDVLGDVAFLAMDLERLGARAEADQLLGWYQEFAGETHPPSLAHLYVAYRAFVRTKVTCVRAGQGDPDAADLARRLADLALDHLRRGRVRLALVGGLPGTGKSTLAGRLADTEDGWVLLRSDTVRKELAGLPTDRPASPKLYEGGPFRGLYSPAATEAVYAELLRRAGHALARGDNVLLDASWSDAADRAAAARLAAAAHADLIELRCVTAPEVAAARIARRAAARTDASDATAAIHGALATRADPWPSAAVVHTAAPITEAAAAARRRLH from the coding sequence ATGACCGGTGACGGGACCGCCACCGCCTTCCAGGCCCGCCCGGCACCGCGGTGGGACCTGGCCGCTCTGCCGCCCGGCGAGGTCGTCGAGACGCACTCGGCGACGCTGACGTTCGTCGACGACCTCGTCTACAAGGTCAAGAAGCCGGTCGACCTGGGCTTCCTGGACTTCTCCACCCGGGCGAAGCGCCTGGCCGCCTGCGAGCAGGAGGTCGCGCTCAACCGACGGCTCGCGCCCGACGTCTACCTGGCCGTCGCCGACCTGGTCGACGACCGCGGCCGGGTCGTCGACCACGCGGTCGTGATGCGCCGGCTGCCCGAACGGCGCCGGCTGACCTCCCTCATCCAGCGCGGCCAGCCCGTCGGCGCGGCGCTGCGGGCGATCGCCCGGCGGCTGGCCGCCTTCCACGCGGCCTGCGCGACGTCCGAGCAGATCGCGGCCGCGGGCAGCAGCGCGACCCTCGCCGGCCTGTGGCGCGAGGGCGTCGACCAGGTCGCCCAGTACCGGGACAACATCCTCGACGGCACGGTGATCGCCGAGATCGACCGGCTGTCCGCGCGATACCTCGCCGGCCGGGCGCCGCTGCTGCGCGCCCGGATGGCCGCCGGCCTGGTCCGCGACGGGCACGGTGACCTGCAGGCCGACGACATCTTCTGCCTGCCGGACGGCCCGCGGATCCTCGACTGCATCGAGTTCGACCAGCGGCTTAGGGTCGGCGACGTGCTCGGCGACGTCGCGTTCCTGGCCATGGACCTGGAACGGCTCGGCGCCCGCGCGGAGGCCGACCAGCTGCTCGGCTGGTACCAGGAGTTCGCCGGCGAGACCCATCCCCCGTCGCTCGCGCACCTCTACGTCGCCTACCGCGCGTTCGTGCGGACGAAGGTGACCTGCGTCCGGGCCGGCCAGGGCGATCCCGACGCGGCCGACCTGGCCCGCCGGCTGGCCGACCTCGCGCTCGACCACCTGCGCCGGGGCCGGGTGCGGCTGGCGCTGGTCGGCGGCCTGCCCGGCACCGGCAAGTCGACGCTGGCCGGCCGCCTCGCCGACACGGAGGACGGCTGGGTGCTGCTGCGGTCGGACACCGTGCGCAAGGAGCTCGCCGGCCTGCCGACGGACCGGCCCGCGTCCCCGAAGCTGTACGAGGGCGGCCCGTTCCGCGGCCTGTACTCGCCGGCGGCGACCGAGGCGGTCTACGCCGAGCTGCTGCGCCGGGCCGGCCACGCGCTCGCCCGCGGGGACAACGTGCTGCTCGACGCCTCCTGGTCGGACGCGGCGGACCGGGCGGCGGCGGCCCGGCTGGCGGCGGCGGCACACGCGGACCTCATCGAGCTGCGCTGCGTGACGGCCCCCGAGGTGGCCGCGGCGCGGATCGCCCGCCGGGCGGCGGCCCGCACGGACGCCTCGGACGCGACGGCGGCGATCCACGGCGCACTGGCGACCCGGGCCGACCCGTGGCCGTCGGCGGCCGTCGTCCACACCGCGGCGCCGATCACCGAGGCGGCAGCGGCCGCGCGCCGCCGGCTGCACTGA
- a CDS encoding lasso RiPP family leader peptide-containing protein: protein MIAEKTGTAEGHIAARRAYQKPSLTEHGSLAVRTAGQPGLLLDAIIQIAQPS from the coding sequence ATGATCGCCGAGAAGACCGGCACCGCCGAGGGCCATATCGCCGCGCGGCGTGCCTACCAGAAGCCCAGCCTGACCGAGCATGGCAGCCTCGCGGTGCGGACGGCCGGCCAGCCCGGCCTGCTGCTGGACGCCATCATCCAGATCGCGCAGCCGAGCTGA
- a CDS encoding TetR/AcrR family transcriptional regulator — protein MTAFSGPEVDDALVADAPGEASPTSAGPAVASGRTSRQADLFDALLRIFLAEGFARFTLAELAGRLRCSKSTLYALARSKEQLAVAVVGHFFRAAAERIERDVAQVAATSPADTVGAYLRGVARELRPASAAFRHDLAANPATRAEYERNTRIAARRIRELVADGVTAGVFGGVNATFVGQAATAVMVAIQRGDIAAATGLSDADAYAELADLLRHGLAGPLGA, from the coding sequence ATGACGGCGTTCTCGGGACCGGAGGTCGACGACGCGCTGGTGGCGGACGCTCCCGGCGAGGCGTCACCCACCTCGGCCGGGCCCGCCGTGGCCAGCGGGCGCACGTCGCGCCAGGCTGACCTGTTCGACGCCCTGCTGCGGATCTTCCTGGCCGAGGGGTTCGCGCGGTTCACCCTGGCCGAGCTGGCCGGCCGGCTGCGCTGCTCGAAGAGCACGCTCTACGCGCTGGCCCGCAGCAAGGAGCAGCTCGCCGTCGCCGTCGTCGGCCACTTCTTCCGCGCGGCCGCCGAACGGATCGAGCGTGACGTCGCCCAGGTCGCGGCCACGAGCCCGGCCGACACCGTCGGCGCCTACCTGCGCGGGGTCGCCCGGGAGCTGCGGCCGGCGTCGGCCGCATTCCGCCACGACCTGGCCGCGAACCCCGCGACCCGGGCCGAGTACGAGCGCAACACCCGGATCGCCGCGCGCCGGATTCGCGAGCTGGTCGCCGACGGCGTGACCGCCGGCGTGTTCGGCGGCGTCAACGCGACCTTCGTCGGCCAGGCGGCGACCGCGGTCATGGTGGCGATCCAGCGCGGGGACATCGCCGCCGCGACCGGCCTGTCGGACGCCGACGCCTACGCGGAGCTCGCTGACCTGCTGCGTCACGGCCTCGCCGGACCGCTCGGCGCCTGA
- a CDS encoding sensor histidine kinase: MEPEPPTLAPVPRASADSQLGRDQLDYVGVGRLELDELLAQLVERAQDVMERAQDVMSTQGRLRGLLRATTTVAADLSLDVVLRRIAEAACELVDARYGALGVTAKDGDGLEQFIHVGIDPRLVTEIGHLPRGEGVLGALIRDPKPVRLADIAEHPTAVGFPSGHPTMRTFLGVPIRVRGEVFGNLYLTEKRGGRAFTAEDEELVQSLAASAAVAIDNARLFGQAQHREQWLQASADITRHLLGDGDRPLEMIVRRAREVARADTAALALGADDAGHLSLDIAVGDGADRLAGGLLAVDDSLAGRAMRERAPLFAAGAPAEIAQLLDGQPALGPVMVVPLVASHRTSGAVILGRRLGAEPFTDTDLEMAAAFAGHVAIALQLAESRSARSRLTMLEDRDRIARDLHDHVMQRLYAVALGLQGLAEGESQPNRARRLATYVDDLDATIREIRQTVFELRGRSAAGGTGLRIALRGVVDEMTDAFGFAPRLLADGPLDSAVDAEVADHLLAVVRESLSNAARHARCRTASVTVTVADGQVCAEIVDDGVGVGEPVRSSGLANMRSRADELRGSFQIGPGPDGAGTLVRWTAPCSLDLR; this comes from the coding sequence ATGGAGCCTGAGCCGCCGACGCTCGCACCGGTGCCGCGCGCCTCGGCGGACTCCCAGTTGGGCCGCGACCAGCTGGACTACGTCGGCGTCGGCCGCCTGGAGCTCGACGAGTTGCTCGCCCAACTTGTCGAGCGCGCGCAGGACGTGATGGAACGCGCCCAGGACGTCATGTCCACCCAGGGCCGGCTGCGCGGCCTGCTGCGCGCCACGACGACCGTCGCCGCCGACCTGAGCCTCGACGTGGTGCTGCGCCGGATCGCCGAGGCCGCCTGCGAGCTGGTCGACGCCCGCTACGGCGCGCTTGGCGTGACCGCGAAGGACGGCGACGGGCTGGAGCAGTTCATCCACGTCGGCATCGACCCTCGGCTGGTCACCGAGATCGGCCACCTGCCGCGCGGCGAGGGCGTGCTCGGCGCGCTGATCCGTGACCCGAAGCCGGTGCGGCTGGCCGACATCGCCGAGCACCCCACCGCGGTCGGCTTCCCCTCGGGCCACCCGACGATGCGCACGTTCCTCGGGGTGCCGATCAGGGTCCGCGGCGAGGTGTTCGGCAACCTCTACCTGACCGAGAAGCGCGGCGGTCGGGCGTTCACCGCCGAGGACGAGGAACTGGTCCAGTCGCTCGCCGCGAGCGCCGCCGTCGCGATCGACAACGCCCGCCTGTTCGGCCAGGCGCAGCACCGCGAGCAGTGGCTGCAGGCATCGGCCGACATCACCCGCCACCTGCTCGGCGACGGCGACCGGCCGCTGGAGATGATCGTCCGGCGCGCCCGCGAGGTGGCCAGGGCCGACACGGCCGCGCTCGCGCTCGGCGCGGACGACGCCGGGCACCTGAGCCTGGATATCGCCGTCGGGGACGGCGCGGACCGGCTGGCCGGCGGGCTGCTCGCCGTCGACGACTCGCTGGCCGGCCGGGCGATGCGGGAGCGCGCGCCGCTGTTCGCCGCCGGGGCTCCGGCCGAGATCGCCCAGTTGCTCGACGGCCAGCCCGCGCTCGGCCCGGTCATGGTGGTGCCCCTGGTCGCCTCCCACCGGACGTCGGGTGCGGTCATCCTCGGCCGCCGGCTCGGCGCCGAGCCGTTCACCGACACCGACCTGGAGATGGCCGCCGCCTTCGCGGGCCACGTCGCGATCGCGCTGCAGCTCGCCGAGTCGCGGTCCGCGCGCAGCCGGCTGACGATGCTGGAGGACCGGGACCGGATCGCGCGGGACCTGCACGACCACGTGATGCAGCGGCTGTACGCCGTGGCGCTCGGGCTGCAGGGGCTCGCGGAGGGCGAGAGCCAGCCGAACCGGGCGCGGCGGCTGGCGACCTACGTCGACGACCTGGACGCGACGATCCGCGAGATCCGCCAGACGGTCTTCGAGCTGCGCGGCCGCTCGGCGGCGGGCGGCACCGGGCTGCGGATCGCGCTGCGCGGGGTGGTCGACGAGATGACCGACGCGTTCGGCTTCGCGCCGCGGCTGCTGGCCGACGGGCCGCTGGACAGCGCGGTCGACGCCGAGGTGGCCGACCACCTGCTCGCGGTGGTCCGGGAGAGCCTGTCGAACGCGGCCCGGCACGCCCGCTGCCGGACGGCCTCGGTGACGGTGACGGTGGCCGACGGGCAGGTCTGCGCCGAGATCGTGGACGACGGGGTCGGCGTCGGCGAGCCGGTTCGCAGCAGCGGCCTGGCGAACATGCGCAGCCGCGCCGACGAGCTGCGCGGGTCGTTCCAGATCGGCCCCGGCCCGGACGGCGCCGGCACCCTGGTCCGTTGGACCGCGCCCTGCTCCCTCGATTTGCGATAA
- a CDS encoding AAA family ATPase — protein MGGGGRGGGGDLPTVVVRGTPVPAPRGALLTRLSTRRGPLEVHAAGGNDRVVVPEGLAAYTLHAGRRVSWHLPARAPSEAEADHFVAAVIPWALASGSGTPVLHAATLVGPTGSVLLVGRSGAGKSTLSTALHRRLGWPLLGDDAAVLRLAGGEAQVLSCSREVRLWDDAGKLLGLDGGIPLPRYGTKSRHPLAGPADRPVPVAAVILVNSRPEPDRATGGPAPAALAVMRPVDGLLLLRAGLMRTALIPVGDAAREFDFLTRWMRGVTFATLDYPHRPTALDEASRLIADFAVGAAPGTAGPGPATGPAAG, from the coding sequence ATGGGTGGCGGCGGCCGGGGCGGCGGGGGGGACCTGCCGACGGTCGTCGTGCGCGGTACCCCGGTGCCGGCGCCGCGTGGGGCGCTGCTGACCCGGCTGAGCACCCGGCGCGGGCCGCTGGAGGTCCACGCGGCGGGCGGCAACGACCGGGTCGTCGTGCCGGAGGGCCTCGCCGCGTACACCCTGCACGCTGGCCGGCGGGTCAGCTGGCATCTGCCGGCCCGGGCGCCGAGCGAAGCCGAGGCGGACCACTTCGTCGCGGCCGTCATTCCGTGGGCGCTGGCCTCCGGCTCGGGCACACCGGTGCTGCACGCGGCCACGCTGGTCGGCCCGACCGGCTCCGTGCTCCTGGTCGGCCGGTCCGGGGCCGGGAAGTCCACGCTGAGCACGGCACTGCACCGCCGGCTGGGCTGGCCGCTGCTCGGGGACGACGCGGCGGTGCTGCGACTGGCCGGCGGCGAGGCCCAGGTGCTGTCGTGCAGCCGCGAGGTCCGGCTCTGGGACGATGCCGGGAAGCTGCTCGGTCTCGACGGCGGCATCCCACTGCCGCGCTACGGCACGAAGAGCCGCCATCCGCTCGCCGGGCCGGCCGACCGCCCGGTGCCGGTGGCGGCGGTGATCCTGGTGAACAGCCGGCCTGAACCCGATCGGGCGACGGGAGGCCCCGCGCCCGCCGCGCTGGCGGTGATGCGGCCGGTCGACGGCCTGCTCCTGCTGCGCGCGGGCCTGATGCGGACCGCCCTGATACCGGTCGGAGACGCGGCTCGGGAGTTCGACTTCCTCACTCGCTGGATGCGGGGCGTGACCTTCGCCACCCTGGACTACCCGCACCGGCCCACCGCGCTGGACGAGGCCAGCCGGCTGATCGCAGACTTCGCCGTGGGCGCGGCTCCCGGGACCGCGGGGCCGGGCCCGGCTACCGGGCCAGCAGCCGGGTGA
- a CDS encoding choice-of-anchor P family protein, with translation MKLWAKRATHTAGVLVAAAGLALAASAPASAAPPNTATGLKATGLIPANPLVASAFPGTSPNHAASLNLPPLLTTGAVDTAAGPTTASATVSGLNISLSPLASLTAGTLTSNCSYNSVTGVVSADSNIENGKVVLLGTPIFLTPHPTPNTTLTLPGLATLILNRQTTGPDGTVTVDALSVSLVSGLENVVLATSTCNAATLS, from the coding sequence ATGAAACTGTGGGCGAAACGCGCGACTCACACTGCCGGGGTGCTCGTCGCCGCCGCCGGCCTGGCACTGGCCGCCTCGGCCCCCGCCTCGGCGGCGCCGCCGAACACCGCGACCGGCCTCAAGGCGACCGGCCTCATCCCGGCGAACCCGCTGGTGGCCAGCGCCTTCCCGGGCACCTCGCCGAACCACGCCGCGAGCCTCAACCTGCCGCCGCTGCTCACCACCGGCGCCGTTGACACCGCGGCAGGACCGACCACCGCGAGCGCGACGGTCAGCGGACTGAACATCTCGCTTTCACCGCTCGCGAGCCTGACCGCCGGAACGCTTACGTCGAACTGCTCGTACAACTCCGTCACCGGTGTCGTCAGCGCCGACTCCAATATCGAGAACGGAAAGGTCGTGCTGCTCGGAACACCCATCTTCCTCACGCCGCACCCGACCCCGAACACCACGCTCACCCTGCCCGGCCTGGCCACGCTCATCCTCAACCGGCAGACCACCGGGCCGGACGGCACGGTGACGGTCGACGCATTGTCGGTCAGCCTCGTCAGTGGCCTGGAGAACGTCGTCCTCGCGACGTCCACCTGCAACGCGGCAACCCTTTCCTGA